A genomic stretch from Thermostichus vulcanus str. 'Rupite' includes:
- a CDS encoding RNA-guided endonuclease InsQ/TnpB family protein, with amino-acid sequence MNRWLDMLRHQYNWMLADRFDWWEMNRCLVNACPLICSIAEPREQPEYYGQKRSLVTLKQDRPWYKEIHSQVLQDMVKRVKLAFDRYIKGDCNGKRSGKPRFKGVNRYRSFTYPQASIDWIDGNKIELPKIGAVKVVWHRPLPDGFEVKSAILSRKADGWYITLSLQDDSVPEQTIDVDPNWDNSIGVDMGLEHFAADSEGELIDYPRFLRQAESKLAKLQQKRDARSKSSIARKKLNRRIARLHQKIARQRYQFHCETANQLLNKADVIFVEDLSVSNMTKRCKPKQDENGTFLPNAQAAKSGLNKSFADAGISQFVNQILPFKAERAGKRTIKVDPTGTSQHCCVCLNRVPKELSDRWHSCPECGAEMPRDTNSGILIKKVGLGIASLKKARRAMAQREARALCEA; translated from the coding sequence ATGAATCGTTGGCTTGATATGCTGCGTCACCAGTACAACTGGATGCTGGCAGATCGCTTTGATTGGTGGGAGATGAATCGGTGTCTGGTGAATGCCTGTCCTTTGATTTGCAGCATTGCTGAACCCAGAGAGCAGCCTGAATACTATGGACAGAAACGCTCCCTGGTGACTCTGAAGCAGGATAGACCCTGGTATAAAGAGATTCACTCTCAAGTACTGCAAGACATGGTGAAGCGGGTCAAACTTGCCTTTGACCGCTATATCAAAGGGGACTGCAACGGCAAAAGATCAGGCAAGCCTCGTTTCAAGGGTGTCAATCGGTATCGTTCTTTCACCTATCCTCAAGCTTCGATTGATTGGATTGATGGCAACAAAATCGAACTACCCAAAATCGGAGCGGTGAAAGTTGTGTGGCATCGTCCACTGCCTGACGGATTTGAAGTTAAAAGCGCAATTTTGAGCCGGAAAGCCGACGGCTGGTACATCACGCTGTCATTGCAAGATGACTCAGTTCCTGAACAAACGATTGATGTTGATCCGAACTGGGACAATTCAATCGGCGTGGATATGGGGCTAGAGCATTTTGCAGCAGACTCAGAAGGCGAATTAATTGACTATCCTCGTTTTCTGAGACAGGCAGAATCAAAGCTTGCTAAGTTGCAGCAAAAGCGCGATGCCCGTTCTAAAAGCAGCATCGCCCGAAAGAAACTGAATCGAAGAATTGCGAGATTACACCAGAAGATTGCAAGACAGCGATATCAGTTTCACTGCGAGACGGCTAATCAATTGCTCAATAAAGCTGACGTCATCTTTGTGGAAGATCTCAGCGTCAGCAACATGACAAAGCGGTGTAAGCCGAAGCAGGATGAGAATGGGACGTTTCTACCCAATGCACAGGCGGCAAAATCGGGGCTGAACAAGTCCTTTGCTGATGCCGGAATCAGTCAGTTTGTGAACCAGATTCTACCTTTCAAGGCTGAGAGAGCCGGAAAGAGAACAATCAAGGTTGATCCAACTGGCACAAGTCAGCATTGCTGTGTTTGCCTGAACCGTGTCCCGAAAGAGTTGTCAGATCGCTGGCACTCTTGCCCAGAATGCGGAGCAGAAATGCCACGCGATACAAATTCTGGGATATTGATCAAAAAAGTGGGGTTGGGCATCGCCTCACTCAAAAAAGCTCGAAGGGCTATGGCTCAGAGAGAAGCCCGCGCTCTATGCGAAGCATGA
- the tnpA gene encoding IS200/IS605 family transposase, with the protein MKKDFVSSGRAVSDMKAHLVLTTKYRRNVLTAAMLARLGEIMDDLCEKWNCKLIEFNGEENHIHLLFQYLPQMEIPKFVNNLKSVTSRRIRSEFVDEVEQVYWKNVLWNESYFIASCGGVTVSVLRKYIENQDTPDE; encoded by the coding sequence ATGAAAAAAGACTTTGTATCAAGTGGCAGGGCGGTATCAGACATGAAGGCTCATTTGGTGCTGACAACCAAGTATCGGCGGAATGTCTTGACTGCTGCAATGCTCGCCCGACTGGGAGAAATCATGGACGATCTTTGCGAGAAGTGGAATTGCAAGCTGATTGAGTTTAACGGGGAAGAAAATCACATCCACCTTCTGTTTCAATATCTGCCTCAGATGGAGATACCCAAATTTGTGAACAATCTGAAGTCCGTCACCAGCCGGAGAATCCGCTCTGAGTTTGTCGATGAAGTGGAGCAGGTCTACTGGAAAAATGTGCTTTGGAATGAGTCGTATTTCATTGCATCGTGTGGAGGTGTCACGGTATCGGTGCTACGGAAGTACATCGAAAACCAAGACACCCCGGACGAGTAG
- a CDS encoding TlyA family RNA methyltransferase, whose protein sequence is MGNCNPCGIPLSLFGLLSVANRVRLDSWLVERGYFASRQQAQRSILAGEVFLNGMRAEKTGAWVNGDPTVQIQSKPAFVSRGGEKLQGALEKFPVQVQDRICLDAGISTGGFTDCLLQRGAKQVYGVDVGYGQLAWSLRTDARVILKERVNLRYLQSVDLYGTELPHENWPDLAVVDLSFIALAKVLDPLWNLLRSPREALLLVKPQFEAGREQVGKKGVVRDPAIHAQVIEAVIQSALAQGWHLQGYTWSPITGPAGNIEYWLWLAEQDGIPVPGRSALQQMSEQAKIQLDA, encoded by the coding sequence ATGGGAAATTGCAATCCGTGCGGGATCCCGCTGTCGTTGTTCGGCCTCTTGAGCGTGGCAAATCGGGTTCGCCTAGACAGTTGGCTGGTGGAACGGGGTTACTTTGCTTCCCGGCAGCAGGCGCAGCGTTCCATTCTGGCGGGAGAAGTGTTCTTAAATGGAATGCGGGCCGAGAAAACCGGCGCTTGGGTGAATGGGGATCCCACGGTGCAGATCCAGTCCAAGCCAGCGTTTGTGTCGCGGGGGGGCGAGAAACTGCAGGGGGCGCTGGAGAAGTTTCCGGTACAGGTGCAAGATCGCATTTGTTTGGATGCTGGCATTTCCACCGGCGGCTTTACGGATTGCCTACTGCAACGGGGAGCCAAACAGGTCTATGGTGTGGATGTCGGCTATGGACAGTTGGCCTGGTCTTTGCGTACCGATGCTCGGGTGATCCTCAAAGAGCGGGTTAATCTTCGTTATCTTCAATCGGTGGATCTCTACGGGACGGAGTTGCCCCACGAGAACTGGCCGGATCTGGCAGTGGTGGATCTGTCCTTTATTGCCTTGGCCAAGGTGCTGGATCCGCTGTGGAACCTACTGCGTTCGCCCCGCGAGGCGCTCCTGTTGGTAAAGCCACAATTCGAGGCGGGTCGGGAACAGGTAGGCAAAAAAGGGGTAGTCCGGGATCCCGCCATTCATGCCCAGGTGATCGAGGCGGTAATTCAGTCGGCCTTGGCCCAAGGTTGGCATCTGCAGGGCTATACGTGGTCCCCGATTACCGGCCCTGCGGGGAATATAGAATATTGGCTTTGGCTAGCCGAACAAGACGGGATCCCTGTGCCTGGCCGCAGTGCGCTACAACAGATGAGCGAGCAGGCAAAAATACAGCTAGATGCATGA
- a CDS encoding tetratricopeptide repeat protein: MSEEIEELFQQGIRRYESGEAARSLIPSFESICKSSPKAAAAWTCLSWLYLLEGQAEKALKASQTAVKLDPVDAQPRVNLTLAMLELKKTGVRQQVDTIKQILVRDPEQIDGIKSNLAEGENRRPTWPHLSKIYRWLFEED, translated from the coding sequence ATGAGCGAAGAAATTGAAGAATTATTTCAGCAAGGTATTCGGCGCTACGAATCCGGGGAAGCTGCCAGGTCGCTGATTCCCTCCTTCGAGTCCATCTGTAAGAGCTCCCCGAAAGCTGCTGCCGCCTGGACCTGTTTGTCGTGGTTGTACCTGCTGGAAGGACAGGCAGAAAAAGCCCTGAAAGCCTCGCAAACCGCCGTCAAGCTAGATCCAGTGGATGCTCAGCCCCGCGTCAATTTGACCCTGGCCATGCTGGAACTGAAAAAAACAGGGGTGCGCCAACAGGTAGACACCATCAAACAAATCCTGGTGCGGGATCCCGAGCAGATCGATGGCATCAAATCCAATTTGGCGGAAGGGGAAAATCGCCGCCCTACCTGGCCCCACTTGAGCAAGATCTACCGCTGGCTTTTTGAAGAAGATTAA
- the atpC gene encoding ATP synthase F1 subunit epsilon, whose product MTLTVRVITPDRTVWDAPSEEVILPATSGQLGILTGHAPLLTAIGNGVMRVRAGGKWSAIAVMGGFAEVENNEVTILVNRAEMGDKVDKAAAQAVLSEASRVLSSSNDKQERLQAKLDQQRATALIQAAEMGSKS is encoded by the coding sequence GTGACGCTGACGGTTCGTGTGATCACCCCTGACCGCACTGTTTGGGATGCCCCTAGCGAGGAAGTGATCCTCCCGGCCACCTCAGGTCAACTGGGCATACTGACCGGGCATGCCCCCCTTTTAACCGCCATCGGCAATGGAGTGATGCGGGTTAGGGCCGGAGGCAAATGGTCTGCTATCGCGGTGATGGGTGGCTTTGCTGAAGTCGAGAATAACGAAGTAACCATCCTGGTGAATCGAGCCGAGATGGGTGACAAAGTGGATAAAGCAGCAGCCCAAGCCGTTTTGAGTGAAGCCAGCAGGGTACTCAGCAGCAGCAACGACAAGCAGGAACGCTTGCAAGCCAAGTTGGATCAGCAACGGGCCACCGCCTTAATCCAAGCCGCTGAAATGGGCAGCAAGAGTTAG
- a CDS encoding RNA-guided endonuclease TnpB family protein: MKRVTTTLKLKFLDLNAVKAEMFAQTVWATTALANELLRISPKERKALTTAKVVTPLKSALSNQVIRVLKGKAGQRVKHFKVFWPEVNNQNWKLHKVGSTYSVSFPTIQGDKRVPLEVSSSYYAERLERILAEQDCERGTLKLMQIRGAWYAVLSITWEVPEVKSTERLGVDRGQNRLAVAATRWGRAVFFGGGEIAHRRRRFQKRRAQLQQAGKYRALKRLERKEARWMRAVNHTVSRRIVRFAKAVNADVWMEDLSGIRQSRQSRKARSDAGKSRHTWSYYDLEWKVAYKLELAGRTLHKRPAAYTSKTDHRTGLICSAGPEAIGKRSGHLFTGQDGYCCDADWNAAMNLAQWDGFSCPLSLKEAISVMGAVGSGDGVVGNPLNSMNTPQLQAVGG, translated from the coding sequence CATCAGTCCAAAGGAACGAAAAGCATTAACAACCGCCAAAGTGGTGACACCCCTCAAGTCGGCCCTCTCCAACCAGGTGATTCGTGTCCTGAAGGGGAAAGCCGGCCAGCGGGTCAAGCACTTCAAAGTATTCTGGCCAGAGGTCAACAACCAAAACTGGAAGCTGCACAAAGTAGGCAGCACCTACTCAGTGAGTTTTCCCACAATTCAGGGTGACAAGCGGGTTCCCCTTGAGGTTAGCAGTTCCTACTATGCCGAGCGTCTTGAGCGCATCCTGGCCGAACAGGATTGTGAACGGGGAACCTTGAAGCTGATGCAAATACGCGGGGCTTGGTATGCCGTTCTATCTATCACTTGGGAAGTTCCCGAAGTGAAGAGTACGGAGCGGTTAGGTGTTGACCGGGGGCAGAACCGTTTGGCAGTAGCGGCCACCCGTTGGGGTCGAGCGGTGTTTTTTGGCGGTGGGGAGATAGCCCACCGTCGTCGTCGTTTCCAGAAGCGTCGTGCCCAGTTGCAACAGGCGGGTAAATACCGAGCACTCAAGCGACTGGAGCGCAAAGAAGCCCGGTGGATGAGGGCAGTCAACCACACCGTGAGCCGCCGCATTGTGCGGTTTGCCAAGGCGGTAAATGCGGATGTGTGGATGGAAGACCTCTCGGGTATCCGCCAATCCAGACAGAGTCGAAAGGCGCGTTCGGATGCCGGTAAGTCACGGCACACCTGGTCGTACTACGACTTGGAGTGGAAGGTTGCCTACAAGCTGGAGCTGGCAGGTAGGACGCTGCATAAACGTCCTGCTGCCTACACATCCAAAACCGACCATAGGACAGGATTGATCTGCTCCGCAGGGCCGGAGGCCATTGGGAAAAGGAGTGGGCATCTGTTCACTGGGCAGGACGGGTATTGCTGTGATGCCGACTGGAACGCGGCTATGAACCTAGCCCAGTGGGACGGATTCTCATGTCCTCTGAGTCTAAAAGAAGCCATATCTGTAATGGGTGCGGTCGGCTCAGGGGATGGGGTAGTTGGCAATCCCCTGAACTCCATGAATACTCCACAGCTTCAAGCTGTGGGGGGCTAG